Proteins from one Acidimicrobiia bacterium genomic window:
- a CDS encoding DUF2795 domain-containing protein, translating into MSIERSTQHSPRIDDEMAAETASLTHGAPVEAHAEEWRSQESPADGEPAPESVVEFAQAPVGGGIDDNERRRRSELAAALPGHAFPGDRGRLLHAAEAEHAPEWVIDALGTLPIDTRFDTPQDVWSALGGHRESRVSEPEPVETSAPQVEPAREPIAPSRTPSPPAGLDLVARLTGIAGLGVEIASAVVGGTVHLARRVLGSLRR; encoded by the coding sequence ATGAGCATCGAACGCAGTACCCAGCACTCACCGCGGATCGACGACGAGATGGCGGCGGAGACGGCGTCGCTCACGCACGGCGCGCCCGTCGAGGCGCACGCGGAGGAATGGCGCTCGCAGGAGTCGCCCGCGGATGGCGAGCCCGCGCCGGAGTCGGTCGTCGAGTTCGCGCAAGCGCCCGTCGGTGGCGGCATCGACGACAACGAGCGGCGCCGGCGCTCGGAGCTCGCGGCCGCGCTGCCCGGCCACGCGTTTCCGGGGGACCGCGGGCGACTGCTGCACGCGGCCGAGGCCGAGCACGCGCCCGAGTGGGTGATCGACGCGCTCGGGACGCTGCCGATCGACACGCGCTTCGACACGCCGCAGGACGTGTGGAGCGCGCTGGGCGGTCACCGCGAGTCGCGCGTGTCGGAACCGGAGCCCGTCGAGACATCCGCGCCGCAAGTGGAACCGGCACGCGAGCCGATCGCGCCGTCGCGCACACCGTCGCCGCCCGCAGGGCTCGACCTGGTCGCGCGCCTCACGGGCATCGCGGGGCTCGGTGTCGAGATCGCGAGCGCGGTCGTCGGCGGAACCGTGCACCTTGCGCGGCGCGTCCTCGGTTCGCTCCGCCGCTAG